The Hydra vulgaris chromosome 11, alternate assembly HydraT2T_AEP genome contains a region encoding:
- the LOC136087082 gene encoding uncharacterized protein LOC136087082: MRLIVSTIGTPTYNISKYLVNMVQPTLNLNETRLKNSQQFVDTAKLWEIDKNEVQVSFDVVNLYPSIPIKEAIIILVERLRNNQSFTSKLTFEEIRLLLELCLSHCYFLYENDIHELENFGPIGLAFMVVVAERFLQHHESNALSLALNNNIHVKSFKRYVDDIHSRFQVEEDAQKFLDLLNKQHKSIQYTRESADLTNTLSYLMFQLPTIKPVHIVLKYIAKMQSQTFKLNRIHAMNRTHPKIINGVFIGFIHRALRLCTINNIDDELSLFIDVFVENGHTRKKLYLYIPGISPKLRRVFKKAGYAPVFESPKNLQSLLSSKNKPTLPVNSYPGVYKLECSCGKCYVVETGLKISSRICQHQTSAQQGKGKNSTVVEHSKICQGNFHWNGRNTLKIEINSFNRKVRKALEIQHNESTFRDNGLNRDDGDYVTTSFWKPMFKCLRHKKLSKRSSYKEHCFVNLDGFV, from the exons ATGAGGTTAATTGTAAGCACCATTGGTACACCTACATATAACATCTCTAAGTATTTAGTCAATATGGTACAACCCACTCTAAACTTAAATGAAACGCgtttaaaaaattctcaacaATTTGTGGATACAGCAAAATTATGGGAAATTGATAAGAATGAGGTTCAGGTCTCCTTTGACGTTGTGAATTTGTACCCTTCGATCCCGATTAAAGAAGCAATCATTATACTAGTTGAAAGATTAAGAAACAACCAGAGCTTTACGTCTAAGTTAACTTTTGAAGAGATCAGATTACTTTTAGAACTTTGTCTTTCtcattgctattttttatatgaaaatgatATTCACGAGCTCGAAAACTTCGGACCAATTGGTTTAGCATTTATGGTGGTAGTTGCTGAGCGTTTTTTACAACATCATGAAAGTAATGCTCTTTCATTGGCGCTTAACAACAACATCCATGtgaaatcatttaaaagatatgtCGATGATATTCATTCAAGGTTCCAAGTAGAAGAAGATGCGCAAAAGTTTTTAGACCTACTTAACAAACAACACAAAAGTATTCAATACACAAGGGAATCTGCCGACTTAACTAATACATTAAGCTATCTTATGTTTCAGTTACCAACAATAAAACCGGTACATATCGTTTTAAAATACATCGCAAAAATGCAATCacaaacattcaaattaaaccGAATTCATGCCATGAACCGAACTCACCCTAAAATTATCAATGGTGTCTTTATTGGTTTCATCCATAGAGCACTACGTTTATGCACAATAAATAACATTGATGATGAGTTGTCGCTTTTTATTGatgtatttgtagaaaacgGCCATACGAGGAAAA AATTGTATCTTTACATTCCTGGAATCAGTCCTAAGTTAcgaagagtttttaaaaaagcaggaTACGCACCAGTGTTTGAGTCTCCAAAAAATCTCCAAAGTCTACTTAGTTCTAAAAATAAACCTACACTACCAGTTAATTCATATCCCGGTGTTTACAAATTAGAGTGCTCTTGTGGCAAATGTTATGTTGTTGAAACTGGACTGAAGATATCGTCTCGGATATGCCAGCATCAAACAAGTGCACAACAAGGTAAAGGGAAAAATTCAACTGTAGTTGAACATTCCAAAATTTGCCAAGGAAATTTCCACTGGAATGGCcgcaatacattaaaaattgaaataaatagttttaatagaaaAGTTAGGAAAGCGTTGGAAATACAACACAACGAAAGTACCTTTCGCGACAATGGTCTTAACCGGGATGATGGCGATTATGTGACGACATCATTTTGGAAACCTATGTTCAAATGCTTACGTCACAAAAAACTCTCAAAAAGAAGCTCTTACAAAGAACATTGTTTCGTAAATTTAGACggttttgtataa